Part of the Streptomyces sp. NBC_01353 genome, AGGTAGCGGAGCATCTCGAAGGAGGCCGAGCCGGAACCGATGATGACGGCGGCGCGGAGCACCGTGGTGGGGACCCCGGATTCCAGGAGGATGCGCCCGACCTCCGCGCGGGAGCGCAGATGGGGCGAGAGGTCGCGTTCGGGAACACCGCGCGGGGTGAGCCCGCCGAGGTAGACGATGCGGCGGACACCGGCGGCGCGGGCCTGCTCGGCGAAGGTGCGGGCGGCGATGCGGTCGGTGTGTTCGAAGTCGCGTCCGCCGCTCAGGGCGTGCACCAGGTAGTAGGCGACGTCGATGTCCTGGAGGGCGGGTGCCATTGTCCCGGCGTCGGTGACGTCTCCGCGGACGACCTCCACCTCTCCGGCCCAGGGGTGGTCGCGCAGCTTCGCGGGGGTCCGCGCCAGGCACCGCACCCGGTACCCGGCGGCCAGGAGTTCGGGGACGAGGCGGCCGCCGATGTAGCCACTGGCGCCGGTGACGAGGCACCGAAGCCCCGGGGTCTCGTGGCCTTGTGCGTCTGTCATCAAGAGCTCCGCTCCGCCATTCGGGTGGTGGCATGTCCGCACCGCGTTCCCCGCGGCGCCCGGTCGCGTCACCCGCCCGCGGACCAGCTTGTCACTTGGTCCCGTCGGCCGGGCCCATGTGCTCGCCCGGGGTCGCGAGTTCCTCGACCGCGTCGGCGCCGACGACCGCGCCCGTGGACTTCTTGGCGCGCCTCAGCCTGCGTTCCAGCCAGCCGGCGAAGGTGGTGAGGGCGAAGTTCAGGATGACGAAGATGACGGCGACGACGGTGAAGCTGGCGATGGTGTTCGCTCCGTAGTTCGCGCTCATCGGGCGTACGGACGCGAGGAGTTCGGAGAAGCCGAGCATCGCGCCGCCGAGTGCCGTGTCCTTGACGATGACCACGAGTTGGCTGACGAGCGCCGGGAGCATCGCGGTGACCGACTGGGGCAGCAGGACGTACGTCATGGTCTGGCCCTTGCGCATCCCGATCGCCTGGGCCGCGTCGGTCTGGCCCCGGGGCAGGGACAGGATGCCGGCCCGTACGACCTCGGCGAGGACCGAGGCGTTGTAGAGGACCAGGCCGGTGACGACCGCGTAGAAGGGGCGGTTCTCCGGGCTGATGTCGGTGAACTCGGAGTAGGCGGCGTTGGCGAAGAGCATCAGGATCAGCACGGGGATGGCGCGGAAGAACTCCACGACCGTGCCGGCGGCCCCGCGGATCCAGACGTGGTCGGAGAGGCGCCCGATACCGAGGAGTGCGCCCACCGGCAGGGCGATGACCACGGCGAGCGCGGCGGCGATGAGGGTGTTCTTCAGGGCGGGCAGGAGGAATGTCGTCCAGGTGCGGGAGTCCGTGAAGAACGGGGACCATTTGGCCCATTCGAGCTGGCCCTGATCGGCCAGGGTCGCCAGAACCCACCAGATCAGGCCGGCGACCGCGAGCAGGAACAGCAGGGTGTAGAGGAGGTTGCGCCGCTTCGCGCGCGGGCCGGGGACGTCGTAGAGGACGGTGGGCTTCTCCTTCATCGCTTCACCGCCACCTTCTTGCTCACCCAGCCGAGGAAGAGCCCCATGGGGAGCGTGAGGCAGATGAAACCGACCGCGAAGATCAGTGAGATGAGGATGAGCTGGGCCTCGTTCTCGATCATCTCGCGCATCAGCAGGGCGGCTTCGGCGACGCCGATGGCGGCGGCCACGGTGGTGTTCTTGGTGAGGGCGATCAGGACGTTGGCCAGCGGTCCGACGACCGAGCGGAACGCCTGCGGCAGCACGATCAAGCGGAGCACCTGGGGGAAGTTGAGCCCGATGGCGCGGGCCGCCTCGACCTGACCGAGGGGGACTGTGTTGATGCCCGAGCGCACCGCCTCGCAGACGAAGGCCGACGTGTAGGCGATCAGGCCGAGGACGGCGAGCCGGAAGTTGATGGTGGTGAAGTCCTCGGCGCCCATGTTGACGCCGAGGGTCTGGAACAGGCCGAGCGAGGTGAAGACGATGATCACCGTGAGGGGGATGTTGCGGACGATGTTGACGTAGGCGGTGCCGAAGCCCCGCATCAGGGGGACGGGGCTGACGCGCATGGCCGCCAGCAGCGTCCCCCAGATCAGGGAGCCGATCGCGGAGTAGACGGTGAGCTGCACCGTCACCCAGAACGCTCCCAGCAGGTCGTAGCCTTCGAGGAAGTCGAACACGGCGGCCCACTTACTTGACGACGACGCCGATCTCCGGCGCGGGCTCGTTCTGGTACTCGGCAGGGCCGAAGTTCTTCTTCACGGCCGCGTCCCAGGAGCCGTCAGCGACCATCTTCTCCAGGGCGTCGTTGATCTGCTCCTTCAGTTCGCTGCCCTCCTGGACACCGATTCCGTAGTTCTCGTTGCTCATCTCGAAGCCGGCGAGCTTGAACTTGCCCTCGAACTCGGGCTGCGAGGCGTAGCCGGCGAGAATCGCGTCGTCGGTGGTCAGCGCGTCGATCACCCCGTTCTCCAGGCCGGTGAGGCACTCCGAGTAGCCGCCGTACTCCTGGAGCTGTGCGTCGGGGGCGATCCTCTCCTTGACGTTCTGCGCGGACGTGGAGCCGGTGACCGAGCAGAGCTTCTTGTTGTTCAGATCCTCGGGCTTGGTGATGGAGTTGTCGTCGGCGCGGATCAGCACGTCCTGGTGGGCCAGGAGGTACGGACCGGCGAAGTCGACCTTCTCCTCCCGCTGGTCGTTGATCGAGTAGGAGGCCGCGATGAAGTCGACGTCGCCGCGCTGGAGCATCGTCTCCCGGTCGGCGCTCTTGGCCTCCTTCCATTCGATGTCACCGGGATCGCGGCCGAGCTGCTGGGCGATGTACGTGGCCACGTCGACGTCGAAGCCGGTGTAGGTGCCGTCGGGGGTCTTGAGCCCGAGGCCGGGCTGGTCGTACTTGATTCCGACGGTGATCTTGTCGCCGTCGGAGGCCGAGCTGTCTCCGCCGTTCCCGTCGCCGCCGCAGGCGGCCACGGAGAAGGAGAGGGCGAGCGCGGCGGCCGCGGCCACCCCGGCCTTGGTGAGCTTGCGAGGGTTCATGGGATCACCCCTGGGGGCTGATGTGCGCGGCGCGGCCGCTGGTCAGTGGTGCAGGATCTTCGACAGGAAGTCCTTGGCGCGGTCGCTGCGCGGGTTGCTGAAGAACTGGTCGGGTGTGGTCTCCTCCACGATCCTGCCGTCCGCCATGAACACCACGCGGTTGGCGGCGGAGCGCGCGAAGCCCATCTCGTGGGTGACGACGACCATGGTCATCCCGTCACGGGCGAGTTGCTGCATGACCTCGAGGACTTCGTTGATCATCTCGGGGTCGAGCGCGGACGTCGGCTCGTCGAAGAGCATCACCTTCGGTTCCATGGCCAGCGCCCGGGCGATCGCGACGCGCTGCTGCTGACCGCCGGAGAGCTGGGCGGGGTACTTGTCGGCCTGGTTCGCGACCCCGACGCGGTCGAGCAGCTCGCGGGCCCGCTTCTCGGCGGCCTTCTTGTCCTTCTTGCGGACCTTGATCTGGCCGAGGGTGACGTTCTCGAGCACGGTCTTGTGCGCGAAGAGGTTGAAGGACTGGAAGACCATGCCGACGTCGGCGCGGAGCGCGGCGAGCTCGCGGCCCTCGGCGGGCAGCGGCTTGCCGTCGATGACGATCTCGCCGGAGTCGATGGTCTCCAGTCGGTTGATGGCCCGGCAGAGGGTCGACTTCCCACCGCCGGACGGTCCGATGACCACGACGACCTCGCCACGGCCGACGGTCATGTCGATCGACTGGAGCACGTGGAGAGCACCGAAGTGCTTGTCGACGTTCTTCAGTACGACGAGCTCGTCGGGCATGGCAGCCTCCTGGTCCGCCGCCCCCACTCCTCACGTTCATGCTCCGCCCTCGGCCGATGTACTGCACGCCGGAGGCCGGGCGAGGGCAATTGATGAAAATGGTTGTCATGAGGCTGTGGTCTGATCACTCCTCCGACGCGTCCTCCTCCGCGAGGGTGCGCTGGGCGACGGCGAAGGCCGCGTTGGCGGCCGGGACACCGCAGTAGACCGCTGTCTGGAGCAGTACGGCCCCGATCTCGTCGGGCCGCAGACCGTTGCGCCGGGCCGCCCGCACATGCATGGCCAGCTCCTCCAGATGGCCATGGGCGACGAGCGCCGTGAGGGTGACAAGGCTCCGCTCGCGCCGCGACAGGGTGGGGTCGGTCCAGATCTCGCCCCAGGCGTAGCGGGAGATGAAGTCCTGGAACCGGGCCGTGAACTCCGTCTGCCGCGCCTGCGCGCGGTCCACGTGCGCGTTTCCCAGCACCTGGCGGCGGACCTCCATGCCCCGCCGTGCGCCGTTGTCCGTGAAGTGGCCGCGCAGCGCGGCGAGGACGGCCCCGGGCTGCTCGGCGGGCGCCAGATGGGAGGCGCCCGCCAGCTCGGTGAGCGCGGCGCCGGGAACCGCGTCGGCGATCTCCCGCAGATGTGCCGGTGGGGTCGCCGGGTCCTCGCGCCCGGCGACCAGGAGCATGGGCGCGGTGATCGACGGCAGCCGGTCCCGCAGGTCGAAGGCGGCGAGCGCGTCGCAGCAGGCGGCGTACGCGTCCGGGTCGGCCGTGCGGTGGTCGTCGACCAGCGCGGGCACGGTGAAGCCGGGAGTGAACCAGCGGGCGTCGGCGGTCTCGGCGAGTGCGGCCAGGCCCTCGCGGCGGACGGTCGCGGCACGCTCCTCCCACATCGCGGAGCCGCCGAAGTGGGCGGAGGAGCACAGCAACGCGAGGCGCTCCACCCGCTCGGGGTGGTGCGCGGCGAGATGCAGGCCGACGGCGCCGCCGAGCGAGACGCCCGCGTACGAGAAACGCGCGACGCCGAGCGCGTCGGCAAGGGCGAGGACGAGTCCGGCCAGGTCGGCGACGGTCGATCCGGGGCCGATGAGCGAGGCCGGGGATCCGCCGTGGCCGGGGAGGTCCCAGCGGACGACCCGGTGGGTCACCGACAACTCGGGGGCGACCGCGTCCCACAGGGCGGTGGAGGTGCCCAGCGAGGGGCCGAGGATCAGGACAGGTGCGGTCGACGGCCCCTCGACGCGGTGGTGCAGTCCTCCGTGCGGCGGCTGAGGGGTGGCGGTGGTCAAGGTCGCTCCAGGGCGCGGTCGGTCAGGGCTCCGGCGGAGCCCGTCGAGCGGGTGGGGTCGGTTAGCTCGCCGAGATCGAGATCCTTCAACTCCGGTACTTCACCGAGGAGTTCGCTGAGCGGGAGCCCCTCGGTGCGGGTTCTGACGGTGAGTTCGGTGAGGAGTTCCTTCGCACGGGTCCTGCCGAGGACCGGAGCGAGGGCGACGGACAGCCGCTCGGAGACGATCAACCCTCCGGTGAGGCCCAGGTGTCGGCGCATGACGTCCGCGTGGACGCGAAGACCCGTGGCGAGTTCCGCCATGTCGCGCGCCGCCCCGCCGACGAGGCGGAGCAGGTCGCGCAGCGGCTCCCACTCGGCGTGCCAGGCGCCGGCCGGGCGCTCGTCCTCCGCGGCCATCGAGGTGTACAGGACGGCCGCGAGATGCGGGGCGCGGCGCGCGGCCGAGGCGATGAGCGTGGCCCGTACGGGGTTCGCCTTGTGCGGCATGGCGGAGGAGCCGCCGCCCGCGGCCTCCGTCACCTCCGCGATCTCGGTGCGGGAGAGGGTGAGGACGTCGACGGCGGTCTTGCCGAGCGCCCCCGCGGTAAAGGCGAGGGCTCCCGCGAGGTCGGCGATCGGGGTGCGCAGGGTGTGCCAGGGCAGGGCCGGTACGGCGAGGCCGGTCTCGTGGGCGTAGGCCGTGACGAGCCGTTCGGCGTCGCCGTCCGCCTCGTCGGCGTAGGCCGCGAAGGCTGCCAAGGTCCCGGCAGCGCCGCCGAGTTGGGCCGGCAGGGAGTCCCGTACGACGAGGAGGCGATCCCGGGCGTCGAGGATCAGGGAGCGCCAGCCGGCCGCCTTGAGTCCGAAGGTGGTGGGCACGGCGTGCTGGGTGAGGGTACGGCCGGGCATGGCCGTGTCCCGGTGAGCGGCAGCCTGGGCGGCCAGCGCCCGTTCCGCGCGGCCGAGGTCGTCGAGGACCATGTCCAGGGTGCGGCGAGCGACCAGCATCGCCGCGGTGTCCATGATGTCCTGGCTGGTCGCGCCCCGGTGGACGTACGCCCGCCACTCCCCCGGCACGGCGGCGGTCAGATCGGCGACGAGCGGGATGACGGGGTTGCCGCCCGCGCGGGCGCGCAGGGCGAGGTCCCGTGCGTCCAGGCGGGAGGCGGCGGCGGCCGTGACCGCGTCGGCGGCCTCGGCCGGCGCCTGCCCGACGGCCGCCTGGGCACGGGTGAGTGCCGCCTCCGTGTCGAGCATCGCGCGCAGGAACGCGGTGTCGCCGGTCGCGGCCTCGGCCGGGGAGCCCGCCCGCCCCGGGGCGAGCAGACCGGCGTCGAGCTGATCGGCGCCGAGGCT contains:
- a CDS encoding amino acid ABC transporter permease yields the protein MKEKPTVLYDVPGPRAKRRNLLYTLLFLLAVAGLIWWVLATLADQGQLEWAKWSPFFTDSRTWTTFLLPALKNTLIAAALAVVIALPVGALLGIGRLSDHVWIRGAAGTVVEFFRAIPVLILMLFANAAYSEFTDISPENRPFYAVVTGLVLYNASVLAEVVRAGILSLPRGQTDAAQAIGMRKGQTMTYVLLPQSVTAMLPALVSQLVVIVKDTALGGAMLGFSELLASVRPMSANYGANTIASFTVVAVIFVILNFALTTFAGWLERRLRRAKKSTGAVVGADAVEELATPGEHMGPADGTK
- a CDS encoding amino acid ABC transporter permease, with translation MFDFLEGYDLLGAFWVTVQLTVYSAIGSLIWGTLLAAMRVSPVPLMRGFGTAYVNIVRNIPLTVIIVFTSLGLFQTLGVNMGAEDFTTINFRLAVLGLIAYTSAFVCEAVRSGINTVPLGQVEAARAIGLNFPQVLRLIVLPQAFRSVVGPLANVLIALTKNTTVAAAIGVAEAALLMREMIENEAQLILISLIFAVGFICLTLPMGLFLGWVSKKVAVKR
- a CDS encoding glutamate ABC transporter substrate-binding protein, coding for MNPRKLTKAGVAAAAALALSFSVAACGGDGNGGDSSASDGDKITVGIKYDQPGLGLKTPDGTYTGFDVDVATYIAQQLGRDPGDIEWKEAKSADRETMLQRGDVDFIAASYSINDQREEKVDFAGPYLLAHQDVLIRADDNSITKPEDLNNKKLCSVTGSTSAQNVKERIAPDAQLQEYGGYSECLTGLENGVIDALTTDDAILAGYASQPEFEGKFKLAGFEMSNENYGIGVQEGSELKEQINDALEKMVADGSWDAAVKKNFGPAEYQNEPAPEIGVVVK
- a CDS encoding amino acid ABC transporter ATP-binding protein, whose amino-acid sequence is MPDELVVLKNVDKHFGALHVLQSIDMTVGRGEVVVVIGPSGGGKSTLCRAINRLETIDSGEIVIDGKPLPAEGRELAALRADVGMVFQSFNLFAHKTVLENVTLGQIKVRKKDKKAAEKRARELLDRVGVANQADKYPAQLSGGQQQRVAIARALAMEPKVMLFDEPTSALDPEMINEVLEVMQQLARDGMTMVVVTHEMGFARSAANRVVFMADGRIVEETTPDQFFSNPRSDRAKDFLSKILHH
- the pcaD gene encoding 3-oxoadipate enol-lactonase codes for the protein MTTATPQPPHGGLHHRVEGPSTAPVLILGPSLGTSTALWDAVAPELSVTHRVVRWDLPGHGGSPASLIGPGSTVADLAGLVLALADALGVARFSYAGVSLGGAVGLHLAAHHPERVERLALLCSSAHFGGSAMWEERAATVRREGLAALAETADARWFTPGFTVPALVDDHRTADPDAYAACCDALAAFDLRDRLPSITAPMLLVAGREDPATPPAHLREIADAVPGAALTELAGASHLAPAEQPGAVLAALRGHFTDNGARRGMEVRRQVLGNAHVDRAQARQTEFTARFQDFISRYAWGEIWTDPTLSRRERSLVTLTALVAHGHLEELAMHVRAARRNGLRPDEIGAVLLQTAVYCGVPAANAAFAVAQRTLAEEDASEE
- the pcaB gene encoding 3-carboxy-cis,cis-muconate cycloisomerase; amino-acid sequence: MTSDPHDVRSLGADQLDAGLLAPGRAGSPAEAATGDTAFLRAMLDTEAALTRAQAAVGQAPAEAADAVTAAAASRLDARDLALRARAGGNPVIPLVADLTAAVPGEWRAYVHRGATSQDIMDTAAMLVARRTLDMVLDDLGRAERALAAQAAAHRDTAMPGRTLTQHAVPTTFGLKAAGWRSLILDARDRLLVVRDSLPAQLGGAAGTLAAFAAYADEADGDAERLVTAYAHETGLAVPALPWHTLRTPIADLAGALAFTAGALGKTAVDVLTLSRTEIAEVTEAAGGGSSAMPHKANPVRATLIASAARRAPHLAAVLYTSMAAEDERPAGAWHAEWEPLRDLLRLVGGAARDMAELATGLRVHADVMRRHLGLTGGLIVSERLSVALAPVLGRTRAKELLTELTVRTRTEGLPLSELLGEVPELKDLDLGELTDPTRSTGSAGALTDRALERP